The following nucleotide sequence is from Sebaldella sp. S0638.
AAATGCCAAAAATGGTGACTATATATTCAGAGGTACTATAAATAAAGTAACTTTTGACGGTTATTATAAAGTATTCAAAGATGAGGATGAAATAAAAACTGCTGATTTTCCTGAAATAAAAGAGGGAGATGAACTTATAGTAAAAGATCTGAATATAAAAGACGGGATGACAAAGGCACCTGCGAGATTTTCAGAGTCTTCTCTGGTAAAAAAGCTTGAGGCAGAAGGGATAGGAAGACCGTCTACATATGCTTCCATAATAGAGACTTTGAAAACAAGGAATTACGCCGAGCTTGTGGATAAAAGATTTATTCCTACAGTTCTTGGCTATGAAGTAAAGACTGAGCTGGAAAAGCACTTTGAAAAGATAATGAACATAAAATTTACTGCTAATATGGAAGAGGAACTGGATGAAATAGAGAACGGAAGCATAAAATGGGAAGAGCTTATGGCGAACTTTTATAAAGGGCTTGAAGTAGAACTTACCAAGTTTGAAAAAGAAATTCAGGATCTTCAGGACAGAAGAATAGAAGCAGATATTATGTGTGCGAATGGTACTGAAGCTATGATCTTGAAAACAGGAAGATTCGGAAAATACCTGATATGTGAGTCAAATCCTGATGAAAAAGTTTCGCTGAAAGGTGTGCAGATACCAAAAGAGGAACTGGAAGCCGGAAAAATAATAGTAAAAGATAAAGTGGCAGAAAAGGAATCGGAGAAAAAAGGGGTTCCTACTGATCATTTTACTAAAGACGGTGTAAGAATTTTTGTAAAAAAAGGAAGATACGGAGAATATCTTGAGAGTGAAGACTATGAAAACGACGAGATAAGAATGCCCCTTCCTTATAAGATAAAACAGGAAATAAAAAAAGGAACTGCAAAAATGCAGGATGGAGTATATATCATACATGACGAGCTGGAAAAAATGCTGGCCGATGACCAGAGAATAATAGAAGAAGCAGGATTGTGTGAAAAATGCGGCAGACCTTTTGAGATAAAAATAGGGAGATTTGGAAGATTTTTGGCATGTACAGGATATCCGGACTGCAAAAATATAAAGAAAATCCCAAAAAAATAAGAGGCTGATTTTTATGGAAGAATCAAAAGAAAAAGAACTGCTTGTAGAACCTCTTGAAAAGTTTTTACACTTTCAGGAAGTAATACTGGGGAAAAGCTATAATACAATCAGAGGATACAGAAAGGATATAATGCAGTTTGTGGATTATATCAGCGAAAACGAGGAAATTTTTGATTATAATAAAGTGGAAGTCTTCACTGTAAGATCATTTATAGCTTATTCAAGCAGCAATGAAGTGGGAAAGAGAAGCATAAACAGAAAGATTTCTGCACTGCGTACATTTTTTGCATATTTAAAAGAACAGAATATAGTAGAGACAAATAAGCTTATCTATGTGAATATGCCTAAATTCGAAAAGGAACTTCCCACAGTTCTTACAAAAGAAGATATTAATAAATTAAGAAATGTAATAGATGTATCAAAAGTCACAGGGATAAGAGACCGTCTAATTATAGAATTTTTATATTCAAGCGGTCTGAGATCCAGTGAGCTTGTAAGTCTGAGCGAGCTTATGATAAACCTTGAGGAGAGGGAAGTAAGAGTGCTTGGAAAAGGAAATAAGGAGAGAGTTACTTTTTTCAGTGAGAATGCCCGCAGATGGTATGAGAAATATATCTCTGCCAAGAGAAATGAGTATAAAAACTATACTCCGAATATTGTTTTTGTGAACAGCAGAGGCGAGAGAATAACTACAAGGTCGCTTAGAAGGCTTATAGCTGACTATGCTGAAAGCGCGGGAATAAATAAAGAAGTTTCACCGCATGTATTCAGACATTCTTTTGCGACGACTCTTTTGAATAACAAGGTGGATATAAGATATCTACAGGAACTTTTGGGACACAGCAGCATATCTACCACACAGGTTTATACACATGTAAGTAAGGCTCTTTTAAGAGAAATATATATAAAGGCTCATCCTTTGGCAGATGAGGATTAATATGGAGGAAAAAATTGATAATAAA
It contains:
- the xerA gene encoding site-specific tyrosine recombinase/integron integrase, with product MEESKEKELLVEPLEKFLHFQEVILGKSYNTIRGYRKDIMQFVDYISENEEIFDYNKVEVFTVRSFIAYSSSNEVGKRSINRKISALRTFFAYLKEQNIVETNKLIYVNMPKFEKELPTVLTKEDINKLRNVIDVSKVTGIRDRLIIEFLYSSGLRSSELVSLSELMINLEEREVRVLGKGNKERVTFFSENARRWYEKYISAKRNEYKNYTPNIVFVNSRGERITTRSLRRLIADYAESAGINKEVSPHVFRHSFATTLLNNKVDIRYLQELLGHSSISTTQVYTHVSKALLREIYIKAHPLADED